A genome region from Vibrio tapetis subsp. tapetis includes the following:
- the radA gene encoding DNA repair protein RadA yields the protein MAKAKRAYVCNDCGADFPRWQGQCNACGAWNTISEVRLAASPQVARNERMSGYAGSATESQVQVLSEINLQEVPRFSSSFKELDRVLGGGIVPGAAILIGGSPGAGKSTLLLQTMCRLASEMPTLYVTGEESLQQVAMRASRLGLPKDNLKMLSETNVDKICQIAEKEQPRIMVIDSIQVMHVADVQSSPGSVAQVRESATALTRYAKQNNVSIFLVGHVTKDGSLAGPKVLEHIIDCSVLLDGSNDSRFRTLRSHKNRFGAVNELGVFAMTGQGLKEVSNPSAIFLSRGEEDTSGSSVMVVWEGTRPLLVEIQALVDYSQLANPRRVAVGLDQNRLSMLLAVLHKHGGLQMADQDVFVNVVGGVKVTETSADLALLVALLSSFRDRPLPKDVVVFGEVGLAGEIRPVPSGQERLMEAFKHGFKKAIVPAANMPKGGIEGMQIHGVKKLSDAIEAFDEL from the coding sequence ATGGCAAAAGCAAAACGCGCTTATGTTTGTAATGATTGTGGCGCGGATTTTCCCCGCTGGCAAGGGCAGTGCAACGCTTGTGGTGCATGGAATACAATTTCAGAGGTTCGCTTAGCGGCATCGCCTCAAGTAGCACGTAATGAGCGAATGTCCGGTTATGCGGGTTCCGCGACCGAATCGCAAGTACAGGTTCTTTCTGAAATCAACTTACAAGAAGTTCCTCGATTTAGCAGTAGCTTTAAAGAACTCGACCGAGTATTGGGCGGGGGAATCGTACCCGGAGCCGCAATATTGATCGGTGGCAGCCCTGGAGCAGGCAAATCAACATTGTTATTGCAGACGATGTGCCGCTTGGCCAGCGAAATGCCGACCTTGTATGTCACAGGAGAAGAGTCCTTACAACAAGTGGCCATGCGAGCATCTCGTTTGGGTTTACCTAAAGATAACTTAAAGATGTTGTCGGAAACGAACGTCGATAAAATTTGCCAAATAGCGGAAAAAGAACAACCTCGCATTATGGTGATCGACTCAATTCAAGTTATGCATGTTGCTGATGTTCAGTCCTCCCCTGGTAGTGTCGCTCAAGTGAGAGAATCTGCGACAGCATTAACTCGTTATGCAAAACAAAATAATGTCTCAATATTCCTTGTTGGTCATGTTACCAAAGACGGCAGCTTAGCTGGGCCTAAAGTGTTAGAGCATATTATTGACTGTTCAGTATTGTTAGATGGCAGCAACGATAGCCGGTTTAGAACGTTGCGTAGTCACAAAAACCGTTTTGGCGCTGTTAATGAGCTCGGCGTATTTGCTATGACCGGACAAGGCTTAAAAGAAGTCAGTAATCCGTCCGCTATCTTTTTATCCAGAGGTGAAGAAGACACTTCTGGCAGTTCAGTTATGGTGGTATGGGAAGGAACAAGACCACTATTAGTAGAAATACAAGCGCTGGTGGATTACTCACAGCTAGCAAATCCACGCCGTGTCGCAGTGGGGCTCGATCAGAATAGATTGTCGATGTTGCTCGCAGTGTTGCATAAACACGGTGGGCTGCAAATGGCGGATCAAGATGTCTTTGTGAACGTAGTTGGCGGCGTCAAAGTGACGGAAACCAGCGCAGACTTGGCACTGCTTGTGGCACTTCTTTCTAGTTTTCGAGACCGTCCATTACCAAAAGATGTCGTTGTTTTTGGTGAAGTTGGGTTGGCTGGAGAAATCCGCCCAGTACCAAGTGGGCAAGAGCGTTTGATGGAAGCATTCAAGCATGGTTTCAAAAAAGCGATAGTGCCAGCGGCGAACATGCCAAAAGGCGGCATCGAAGGTATGCAAATACATGGTGTTAAAAAGCTTTCTGATGCCATCGAGGCTTTTGATGAGCTTTAG
- a CDS encoding PilZ domain-containing protein gives MEQAEILSFVERLIPVYHSDDFDLVLSQMTEGEHPSAKIIIKMELKRVMAPCSKSIDLRGRVQGDCREYNLNGIRHWFDDVAINAYHKKIKRYGGYTEGVWEALINTRNNFRVMSKVRSNMPYSITDPESPYEAELIRLGYDLRRQENRLRMASQVNIKLSSGQEIHGVSVDLSCSGARFKVPSAFDYRLGEVIQATFVQIAKEVNDPQLEEALEYRILGVDDCYENNSVRWLRLKRLTDTDVIAHAIEELLQKSSKRAKHDNQDHILRARSRGYEHCYLRHTTNLPLFFSGTSLRYGLLTDANQSIWNYWHDERNQQAFGTLFTKERMAPLIQPGMKESSNFVYSFTHDHQDKTLFYSMMLPEASIAQRQLFWHVGARRDSWRVHKLHMFELTKDDIEHLLEVAPEMKETLNTLTHIGILQEVSDATNSSDYLLTEKPTLPSSELNPYRHSRSVVGSPQGVYFDASTQRKEPRFMFDSPVAVTANDEEAIKGKSVNFSTRGIHLTLESPLSAKAGDEVRVNYLELQRYDTDVPLSDVNYQVIRLSPDSREIQLTIIDSQQANRSINFLKRLISHNQSKLVEDTEELPSKELLNAMHLLLLNRMVSIPFYIEKKDRILQPRAVGVNFPLHSLAKILQSLGHAGKVSLEPLFKNRTNTLLASPMRPVEGAKPQFHDLYIGIIQNGKQIEQFATKLHSDFETIEERILFVKKTKLKGKFYALRLSGMPIFESTSNLLNLELGDLAKATMHHARALEKEFNSLVGYGELVDITDEVLIRLELTE, from the coding sequence ATGGAACAGGCAGAAATACTCTCTTTCGTAGAACGATTAATTCCAGTATATCATTCCGATGATTTTGACCTTGTGTTGTCTCAAATGACAGAGGGGGAGCACCCTTCTGCCAAAATCATCATAAAAATGGAACTGAAACGAGTCATGGCGCCTTGCAGTAAATCCATTGATTTACGAGGTCGTGTACAAGGAGACTGCCGAGAATACAATCTCAATGGTATTCGTCATTGGTTCGATGATGTGGCAATCAATGCTTATCATAAAAAGATCAAGCGCTATGGTGGCTACACCGAAGGGGTCTGGGAAGCGCTGATCAACACTCGAAATAACTTTAGGGTAATGAGCAAAGTTCGCTCTAATATGCCGTACAGCATTACCGACCCAGAGAGCCCATATGAAGCCGAACTCATTCGCTTAGGCTATGACCTTCGTCGTCAAGAAAATCGCTTACGCATGGCTAGCCAAGTCAATATTAAGCTCAGCTCAGGACAAGAGATTCACGGAGTCAGTGTCGATCTTTCCTGTTCAGGCGCACGTTTTAAAGTACCCAGCGCGTTTGACTATCGTTTAGGCGAAGTGATACAAGCTACCTTTGTACAAATTGCTAAAGAAGTGAACGACCCTCAATTAGAAGAAGCCTTAGAATACCGAATTTTGGGTGTGGACGATTGCTACGAGAATAATAGCGTTCGCTGGTTGAGGCTAAAAAGGCTAACGGATACCGATGTTATCGCCCATGCCATAGAAGAACTACTACAGAAAAGCAGTAAGCGCGCCAAGCACGATAATCAAGATCACATCTTACGTGCCCGTTCTCGTGGTTATGAACACTGCTATCTTCGCCACACCACTAATTTGCCACTTTTCTTTAGCGGAACCAGTTTACGCTACGGCCTGCTGACGGATGCCAACCAATCCATTTGGAACTATTGGCATGATGAACGCAATCAACAAGCCTTTGGTACCTTATTTACCAAAGAGCGTATGGCACCACTTATACAGCCAGGCATGAAAGAGAGCAGTAATTTCGTGTATTCTTTCACCCACGACCATCAAGACAAAACCCTGTTTTATAGCATGATGCTTCCCGAAGCCAGCATTGCACAGCGTCAACTGTTTTGGCACGTTGGTGCAAGACGTGACAGCTGGCGTGTCCACAAATTACATATGTTTGAGCTAACGAAAGACGACATAGAGCATTTGCTTGAAGTTGCACCAGAAATGAAAGAAACGCTCAATACACTAACGCATATCGGTATTTTGCAAGAAGTCAGCGACGCAACGAATAGCTCCGACTATTTATTAACAGAGAAGCCGACACTGCCCAGTTCAGAGCTCAATCCATATCGTCATTCTCGCTCTGTTGTTGGATCACCTCAAGGCGTTTACTTTGATGCCAGCACTCAACGTAAAGAACCACGCTTTATGTTCGACTCTCCCGTGGCTGTTACTGCAAACGACGAAGAGGCGATTAAAGGCAAAAGTGTTAACTTTTCGACTAGAGGCATCCACTTAACGCTTGAATCTCCACTATCAGCAAAAGCGGGAGATGAAGTTCGTGTCAACTACCTTGAACTGCAACGCTATGACACTGATGTTCCGCTGTCTGATGTCAACTATCAAGTCATCAGGTTGAGCCCAGATAGCCGAGAAATTCAGCTCACCATCATCGACAGCCAACAAGCGAATCGCAGCATTAATTTCTTAAAAAGACTAATTAGTCACAACCAATCAAAACTGGTTGAAGATACTGAAGAGCTTCCATCTAAGGAACTGCTCAATGCTATGCACCTTTTGCTACTCAATAGAATGGTTAGCATTCCATTTTATATTGAAAAGAAAGACCGAATTCTCCAACCAAGAGCCGTCGGGGTTAACTTTCCACTGCATTCTTTGGCAAAAATACTGCAATCCTTAGGGCATGCGGGCAAAGTATCACTGGAACCTTTGTTTAAAAACCGAACCAATACTTTATTGGCCTCGCCTATGCGACCAGTAGAGGGAGCGAAACCACAGTTCCATGACTTATATATTGGGATCATACAAAACGGCAAACAAATCGAACAATTTGCGACCAAGCTACACAGTGATTTCGAAACGATTGAAGAACGGATTTTGTTTGTAAAGAAGACCAAATTAAAAGGCAAATTCTACGCATTGCGCCTTTCAGGAATGCCGATTTTTGAGTCCACTTCCAATTTGCTGAACCTCGAATTGGGAGATCTTGCAAAAGCAACCATGCATCACGCACGCGCGCTCGAGAAAGAGTTTAACAGTTTGGTAGGTTATGGGGAGTTGGTTGATATAACCGATGAAGTACTTATCCGCTTAGAGCTAACAGAATAA
- the serB gene encoding phosphoserine phosphatase, which yields MMTFSFNKRIPLLNRFPEVLHATQLDKSKANWIIFGSYISTQQLEDLDFLTGQYNAVLSVWQAGPYEVALMAGNLTAQHEEILQALKLDYASLTDLPDLSKPGLIVMDMDSTAIQIECIDEIAKLAGVGEMVAEVTERAMQGELDFEESLRQRVGALKGADESILEQVRCGLPFMPELEALVETLQRYGWKTAIASGGFTYFSDYLKDTLDLDHAQSNTLEILDGKLTGQVLGDIVSAQTKAEILQQLAEQYDIEPHNTVAVGDGANDLVMMASAGLGVAYHAKPKVEQVAQTAVRYAGLGGVLCILSAGLVKQRKVNW from the coding sequence ATGATGACATTTTCATTTAACAAACGGATTCCTCTTCTTAATAGATTTCCAGAAGTACTCCATGCCACTCAGCTAGACAAAAGCAAAGCGAATTGGATCATTTTTGGTTCTTATATTTCAACACAGCAACTGGAAGATCTCGATTTTTTAACGGGTCAATATAATGCGGTGCTATCAGTGTGGCAAGCTGGCCCCTATGAAGTGGCCTTGATGGCGGGTAATCTTACGGCACAGCATGAAGAAATCCTACAAGCGCTCAAACTAGACTATGCCAGCCTTACTGATCTGCCGGACTTATCCAAGCCAGGTCTCATTGTTATGGACATGGATTCCACAGCAATTCAAATCGAGTGTATCGATGAAATTGCCAAATTGGCCGGTGTGGGCGAGATGGTAGCAGAAGTCACTGAACGGGCCATGCAAGGTGAATTGGACTTTGAGGAAAGTTTACGCCAGCGTGTTGGCGCCTTGAAGGGCGCGGATGAATCCATTTTAGAGCAAGTTCGTTGTGGATTACCGTTTATGCCGGAACTCGAAGCTCTGGTTGAAACATTGCAGCGGTATGGTTGGAAAACGGCGATTGCATCGGGTGGCTTTACCTACTTTTCTGACTACCTGAAAGATACCTTAGATCTTGATCATGCACAGTCGAATACCTTAGAGATCCTTGATGGCAAACTTACAGGTCAAGTATTAGGGGATATTGTTAGCGCTCAAACGAAAGCTGAGATTTTGCAGCAGTTGGCCGAGCAATATGATATTGAACCGCACAATACAGTGGCCGTTGGAGATGGTGCGAACGATCTCGTGATGATGGCGAGTGCGGGTTTAGGCGTTGCTTATCACGCTAAACCTAAGGTCGAACAGGTGGCGCAAACAGCCGTACGATATGCCGGATTAGGCGGGGTATTGTGTATTTTAAGTGCTGGGCTGGTGAAGCAACGTAAAGTGAACTGGTAG
- a CDS encoding YtjB family periplasmic protein: MSTSLFSFRSFLRLLAMAVLAVLFVLMIQNSVVISKGNEQIQTRQLETLTNILVSQAALSASNMLVNEEQERLLQLTEQLSKDPLVFDATIYDAEGVKLASSQNAQPVRATLGLDTPLGTANIGRQQLVEPIDHDGNQIGFVRITFEKGRVTAISDHHYRNSDRMMYLMILISFFSGVLISFLMRRQVRKSRTGENLLLKNVNG; this comes from the coding sequence ATGAGTACATCATTATTTTCATTTCGTTCTTTTTTACGACTACTGGCCATGGCCGTGTTGGCAGTCCTGTTCGTCTTGATGATCCAAAACAGCGTCGTGATCAGTAAAGGAAATGAACAAATCCAGACTCGCCAGTTGGAAACTCTGACTAACATCTTGGTCTCCCAAGCCGCACTCTCTGCCAGCAACATGCTGGTTAACGAGGAACAAGAGCGGCTGTTGCAATTAACTGAACAACTGTCCAAAGACCCTCTCGTATTTGATGCAACCATTTATGATGCCGAAGGTGTCAAGCTTGCTTCTAGTCAAAACGCTCAACCTGTTCGCGCCACTTTAGGCCTAGATACCCCTTTAGGTACAGCCAATATCGGACGGCAGCAACTTGTAGAACCTATCGATCATGATGGAAACCAAATTGGTTTTGTAAGAATTACATTTGAGAAAGGACGCGTCACCGCCATTTCCGATCACCACTATCGAAACAGTGATCGCATGATGTATCTCATGATTCTTATTAGCTTTTTCAGTGGTGTGCTGATCAGTTTCCTCATGCGCCGCCAAGTTCGAAAAAGTCGTACCGGTGAAAACCTTCTCCTTAAGAACGTGAACGGATAA
- a CDS encoding protein-disulfide reductase DsbD family protein yields MLKKIKLRLAVIKSWYLLTLCLLASFAVNASQTVQSTGWITDPNHPPASLRFMLTGAQDPSARQIEAVLEVQLEPEWKTYWRSPGEGGVAPTLDWSNSSNIADLQWHWPAPNYYELLGVTTLGYQSQVAFPITITLEDETKPAVLDASLRMASCTTICVITDYPIKLPFTPQELRLNQEAMFLYSQGMSNTPKQTQQVSIEGTYWDQANQTLTVELSQSGQWQSPRLFVDGKAITDEYFEQPTIHLEEQTLTATFKVSNWLGEADLTNKPITLTVADDTLAVELNTDISAVPFQSNITTTTEHSLFVMLGFALLGGLILNLMPCVLPVLGMKLNSIVSAQNLPLAHVRRSFIASALGIVSSFALLAVGISALKLGGQAIGWGIQFQNGWFIGFMFVVTLAFAANLFGFFELQLPSKLNTWLARQGDNSYLGHYVQGAFATLLATPCSAPFLGTAVAYALGASYTELWLIFLALGLGMSGPWILLAIRPKLITLLPKPGAWMFRVKMVFAVLMLATSLWLASLLSPFIGQAAMLLLIALVLLALIIWVRIKHGTKALLLILASIAFFLGAGLVVGSVTAKHWSTPIVDDLNWQPLNADEIPTLVAQGKTVFVDVTADWCITCKANKIGVILQDPVYSALGDQNIVLMKGDWTTPSDSVTKFLQSHQRYGVPFNIVYGPSSAQGIPLPVILNSEDVVSAIHAADLDSSSTQNRGE; encoded by the coding sequence GTGTTAAAAAAAATTAAATTACGTCTTGCCGTGATTAAATCGTGGTATCTGCTCACACTTTGCTTACTGGCAAGCTTCGCAGTGAACGCGTCACAAACCGTACAAAGTACAGGCTGGATCACCGATCCGAATCACCCGCCGGCCTCGCTCAGATTTATGCTAACTGGCGCACAAGATCCTTCTGCACGTCAAATAGAAGCCGTGCTTGAAGTTCAACTTGAACCTGAATGGAAGACATACTGGCGTAGCCCAGGTGAAGGCGGCGTTGCGCCTACTTTAGACTGGTCAAACTCAAGTAACATTGCCGACTTGCAGTGGCATTGGCCCGCGCCCAACTACTATGAGTTGTTAGGGGTAACGACATTAGGCTACCAATCGCAAGTCGCTTTTCCTATTACCATCACGTTAGAAGATGAGACCAAGCCTGCTGTCTTAGACGCCTCGTTACGAATGGCCTCCTGCACAACCATATGCGTGATAACGGATTACCCTATCAAGCTTCCTTTTACTCCACAGGAACTGCGCTTAAATCAAGAAGCCATGTTCCTCTATAGTCAAGGCATGAGCAATACGCCTAAACAGACCCAACAAGTGTCCATCGAAGGCACTTATTGGGATCAAGCTAACCAAACACTGACAGTTGAATTAAGTCAATCAGGTCAATGGCAATCCCCAAGACTGTTCGTTGATGGAAAGGCCATAACTGACGAATACTTCGAACAACCAACCATACACCTAGAAGAGCAAACCTTAACTGCAACCTTTAAAGTCAGTAACTGGTTAGGGGAAGCCGACCTGACTAATAAACCGATAACGCTCACCGTGGCAGATGACACGCTTGCGGTCGAACTTAACACCGACATAAGCGCCGTACCATTTCAATCGAATATAACGACAACAACAGAGCATAGCTTATTCGTCATGCTGGGATTTGCGCTCCTTGGTGGCTTAATTCTTAACTTAATGCCCTGTGTACTACCTGTTTTAGGGATGAAATTGAATAGCATCGTGAGCGCACAGAATTTACCTCTTGCTCACGTAAGGCGCTCCTTTATTGCGTCTGCTCTGGGCATTGTCTCTTCCTTTGCGTTACTCGCGGTAGGCATCAGTGCCTTAAAACTTGGCGGTCAAGCCATTGGGTGGGGAATACAATTCCAAAATGGCTGGTTCATCGGATTTATGTTTGTTGTGACCCTCGCGTTTGCGGCTAACCTTTTCGGTTTTTTTGAACTACAGCTGCCATCTAAGCTGAATACTTGGCTAGCAAGGCAAGGGGACAACTCATATTTGGGTCATTACGTGCAAGGCGCATTTGCAACCTTGTTAGCGACCCCATGCAGTGCTCCGTTCCTTGGCACAGCAGTGGCGTATGCCCTTGGCGCATCCTATACCGAGTTATGGCTGATCTTTCTGGCACTAGGACTCGGTATGAGTGGCCCGTGGATACTACTGGCGATCAGACCGAAACTGATCACCTTGCTTCCAAAACCCGGCGCGTGGATGTTTAGAGTGAAAATGGTGTTTGCCGTGCTCATGTTGGCAACCAGTCTGTGGCTTGCCAGCTTACTAAGCCCTTTTATAGGCCAAGCTGCCATGCTCTTACTCATTGCTTTAGTACTGCTTGCCTTAATTATTTGGGTGCGTATCAAGCACGGGACAAAAGCCTTGCTCCTGATACTAGCAAGCATCGCGTTCTTTCTCGGTGCTGGGTTGGTCGTGGGCAGCGTTACCGCAAAACATTGGTCAACGCCAATTGTCGATGATCTAAACTGGCAGCCGCTAAATGCAGACGAAATCCCGACTCTTGTCGCACAAGGGAAAACCGTTTTTGTGGATGTCACCGCAGACTGGTGTATCACATGTAAAGCCAACAAAATCGGTGTGATTTTGCAAGATCCCGTCTATTCAGCTCTCGGGGATCAAAATATTGTGTTAATGAAAGGAGACTGGACGACACCGAGTGATTCTGTAACGAAATTCCTGCAAAGCCACCAAAGGTATGGCGTGCCATTTAACATCGTCTATGGGCCATCTTCGGCACAAGGTATTCCTCTACCCGTCATCTTAAACAGTGAAGACGTTGTCTCGGCTATTCATGCAGCCGATCTTGACTCTTCTTCCACGCAGAATCGAGGTGAGTGA
- a CDS encoding protein disulfide oxidoreductase has translation MYYANEKNNLPSQKPKKGLKGWIKEITSMLIVMTLISTAANWFFTRDMPSGVAPSIVGHTLDGQPVNVAQLSKDKPVIVYFWATWCGACKFVSPVIEFIAQNNTEQSKHIFSVALSSGSDERVQRFMTAKEYQFAVLNDQNGQLSRDWNISVTPTVVVIEQGEIKSIATGVTAAVSIWFRSLFM, from the coding sequence ATGTATTACGCGAATGAAAAAAATAATTTACCTAGTCAAAAACCAAAGAAAGGACTCAAGGGCTGGATAAAAGAAATCACATCAATGCTCATTGTAATGACGCTGATCTCAACCGCCGCAAATTGGTTCTTTACCCGTGATATGCCATCTGGTGTGGCGCCGAGTATCGTCGGCCACACGTTAGACGGCCAGCCTGTCAATGTGGCTCAGTTAAGCAAAGACAAACCCGTAATTGTGTACTTTTGGGCAACGTGGTGCGGCGCATGTAAGTTTGTTAGCCCCGTCATTGAGTTCATAGCTCAAAACAATACGGAGCAATCCAAACATATTTTTAGTGTTGCACTTTCATCAGGCAGTGACGAGCGTGTGCAACGATTTATGACAGCAAAAGAATACCAGTTTGCGGTACTCAATGACCAAAATGGTCAGTTAAGCCGAGACTGGAATATTAGTGTGACACCCACTGTCGTTGTCATAGAACAAGGTGAAATCAAAAGTATCGCCACCGGTGTTACAGCCGCCGTATCGATTTGGTTCCGCTCTCTATTTATGTGA
- a CDS encoding DsbA family protein, with protein MKIMIRTSALIFLLSQSSSLLASPLSSTQQTQLREIEVILKSEPQLIEQLHQSLTNYVSSQNQFENNLAQHRDWLFNNPIHPFYGNPDAKHVIINFTDHNCPYCKKLESALEQLVKERSDIKVINVYVPIKHMMSQQQSISAAQYALNVWQQSPNDYAKVDKLLFANRSMHNSESINKVAKATNTQSLLVEDKALKQAVEKNYQVFQDLGLRGTPAMLINDQVLAGYMPYEQLKPVLAKEFPQ; from the coding sequence ATGAAAATAATGATTCGTACCAGCGCCTTGATCTTTCTACTTAGCCAGTCAAGTTCGTTACTGGCATCACCGCTTTCTAGCACACAACAAACCCAGCTTCGTGAAATTGAGGTGATCTTAAAAAGCGAACCGCAACTGATTGAACAACTACACCAAAGCTTAACTAACTATGTCAGTAGCCAAAATCAGTTTGAGAACAACTTAGCCCAGCATCGTGACTGGCTTTTTAACAACCCGATTCATCCATTTTATGGTAACCCTGATGCTAAGCATGTCATCATCAACTTTACTGATCATAACTGTCCTTACTGTAAAAAACTGGAAAGTGCACTGGAACAATTAGTAAAAGAGCGAAGTGACATTAAAGTGATCAACGTATACGTGCCCATTAAACATATGATGAGTCAGCAGCAATCTATCAGCGCTGCGCAATACGCATTAAACGTGTGGCAACAATCACCGAATGATTACGCCAAAGTTGACAAACTACTGTTCGCCAATCGCAGTATGCACAATTCAGAGTCAATTAATAAAGTGGCGAAAGCAACGAATACTCAATCGCTTCTTGTCGAAGACAAAGCACTAAAGCAAGCGGTAGAAAAAAACTATCAAGTATTTCAAGATCTTGGATTACGAGGCACCCCTGCCATGTTAATTAATGATCAAGTTCTCGCAGGTTACATGCCTTATGAGCAGCTTAAGCCTGTCTTAGCTAAAGAGTTTCCGCAGTAA
- the deoD gene encoding purine-nucleoside phosphorylase has product MATPHINAEMGDFADVVLMPGDPLRAKYIAETFLDDAVQVCDVRSMYGYTGTYKGRKISVMGHGMGIPSCSIYATELIKDFGVKKIIRVGSCGAVNEDIKVRDVVIGMGACTDSKVNRIRFKDHDFAAIADYEMVRNAEEAAKARGINVKVGNLFSAELFYTPDPEMFEVMDKYGIVGVEMEAAGIYGVAAEYGAKALAICTVSDHIKTGEQTTSEERATTFNEMMEIALDSVLLGD; this is encoded by the coding sequence ATGGCTACTCCACATATTAACGCTGAAATGGGTGACTTTGCTGACGTCGTACTGATGCCGGGTGACCCATTACGTGCCAAATATATTGCTGAAACGTTTTTAGACGACGCAGTTCAGGTATGTGATGTTCGCAGCATGTACGGTTACACGGGTACCTACAAAGGCCGTAAGATCTCTGTTATGGGACATGGTATGGGCATTCCATCTTGTTCTATTTATGCGACAGAGCTTATCAAAGACTTTGGCGTCAAGAAGATCATCCGTGTGGGCAGTTGTGGTGCAGTCAATGAAGACATCAAAGTTCGCGATGTCGTGATTGGTATGGGCGCGTGTACGGACTCAAAAGTAAACCGTATTCGCTTTAAAGATCATGATTTTGCGGCGATTGCAGATTACGAGATGGTGCGCAATGCTGAAGAAGCAGCTAAAGCTCGTGGCATTAACGTCAAAGTGGGTAATTTGTTCTCTGCTGAGCTTTTTTATACGCCAGATCCAGAAATGTTTGAAGTGATGGATAAATACGGCATCGTAGGTGTTGAAATGGAAGCGGCCGGAATCTACGGCGTTGCGGCGGAATACGGCGCGAAAGCACTCGCGATTTGCACGGTATCTGATCACATTAAAACAGGCGAACAAACCACGTCAGAAGAACGTGCAACGACGTTTAATGAAATGATGGAAATTGCGTTAGATTCAGTGTTACTTGGTGACTAA
- a CDS encoding phosphopentomutase produces the protein MKRTFILVLDSFGIGATADAVKFGDVGADTLGHIAEHCAKGLADNADRSGPLTLPNLSKMGLGLASKESTGSFPAGLDENAEIIGAYGHAAEISSGKDTPSGHWEIAGVPVLFDWGYFTEKTNSFPQELLDRIVKRANLPGYLGNCHASGTQVLDDLAEEHMASGKPIFYTSADSVFQIACHEETYGLQNLLDLCQIVREELEDYNIGRVIARPFVGNKVGEFARTGNRRDLSVEPPAKTVLSKLVEEKNGEVVSIGKISDIYAGCGITQKFKATGIPALFESTLEQIKVAGDNTIVFTNFVDFDSAYGHRRDVAGYAAALEYFDTRLPEVLELMEEEDVLIMTADHGCDPTWPGSDHTREHIPVLVYGKQVPAGSLGLRDTFADIGQSLASYFGTSDMEYGKSFL, from the coding sequence ATGAAAAGAACATTTATATTAGTATTAGATTCCTTTGGTATTGGCGCGACAGCCGATGCGGTTAAATTTGGTGATGTAGGTGCAGATACACTTGGGCACATTGCAGAGCACTGTGCTAAAGGTTTAGCGGATAACGCTGATCGTAGTGGGCCACTCACACTGCCTAACTTGTCAAAAATGGGGTTAGGTCTGGCTTCAAAAGAGTCGACCGGTAGCTTCCCAGCAGGGCTAGACGAGAATGCTGAGATTATTGGTGCTTATGGCCATGCAGCTGAAATCTCTTCAGGCAAAGATACCCCATCGGGCCACTGGGAAATTGCAGGTGTGCCAGTTCTATTTGATTGGGGCTACTTTACTGAGAAAACGAACAGTTTCCCTCAAGAGCTGCTTGATCGTATCGTGAAACGTGCAAATCTACCGGGTTACCTAGGTAACTGTCATGCATCAGGAACACAAGTTCTTGATGATCTTGCCGAAGAGCACATGGCTTCTGGCAAGCCAATTTTTTATACTTCGGCTGATTCAGTATTCCAAATCGCCTGTCATGAAGAAACGTACGGTTTGCAAAATCTATTAGATCTTTGTCAGATTGTTCGTGAAGAATTAGAAGATTACAACATTGGCCGCGTTATCGCTCGTCCATTTGTTGGCAACAAAGTGGGTGAGTTTGCTCGTACCGGTAACCGTCGAGATCTCTCTGTTGAGCCGCCAGCAAAAACTGTGCTGTCTAAACTGGTTGAAGAGAAAAACGGTGAAGTGGTTTCTATCGGTAAGATTTCTGATATTTATGCGGGTTGTGGTATTACTCAGAAATTTAAAGCGACCGGTATTCCTGCGCTGTTTGAATCGACTTTAGAACAAATTAAAGTTGCAGGCGACAACACCATCGTTTTCACTAACTTTGTTGATTTCGATTCAGCTTATGGTCACCGTCGTGATGTAGCTGGTTACGCTGCGGCGCTTGAGTATTTCGATACGCGTTTGCCTGAAGTGTTAGAGTTGATGGAAGAAGAAGACGTATTAATTATGACCGCCGATCACGGTTGTGATCCGACTTGGCCGGGCAGCGATCATACTCGTGAGCACATCCCAGTCTTGGTTTACGGTAAGCAAGTACCTGCGGGTTCACTTGGCCTACGTGATACGTTTGCGGATATTGGCCAGAGTTTAGCAAGCTACTTTGGTACATCTGACATGGAATACGGCAAAAGCTTCCTATAA